A genomic region of Choristoneura fumiferana chromosome 15, NRCan_CFum_1, whole genome shotgun sequence contains the following coding sequences:
- the LOC141435895 gene encoding uncharacterized protein codes for MGPGITLRCLIDQGSQASFITEAAVQLLGLKKIPHKSSISGLGSEESAPIASKSRVNVKISSLLNPNFTVNIDAFVLSKLTSVLPNKHIVVELWSELSKLELADPSFNVPGKVDVLLGADVYGQILLDGIVKAPHGAPVAQRTSLGWILSGPIHGNNSVYHRNISANHIHISENDLLKRFWELEADNFVTNPKEQYTDDERKCEELFATTTQRDSAGRYIVKLPFRNTDPGCIHGKSLNVATKRFAQLERRFARDSPLKTRYSQVINEYIELGHMETVPEEEIYKNDAVYLPHHPIIREDKLTSKLRVVFDASCPGTNGVSLNQDLLVGPSLQPDLRHIILRWRTHPICLVADIVKMYRQVKVTQGDADYQRILWRDNSQEELKHMRLLRVTFGTASAPYLAVRALHQVAHDEGEKLSLAAERVLNHFYVDDLLTGCESVEEGKQIYKDLIQLLRKGGFELQKWSSNSEQLMQEFNEDNKQTEGSVQLKIDTVMKILGLTWNRSTDEFEYSVQLPPLERPITKRSVISNIARLFDPLGWLAPVIITAKIFIQKLWLSGIEWDQEIPPQLLNDWLSYRERLNQLIKFKLPRWVHTSSDDQILELQGFSDASSEAFAAVVYVRAVSKDGNVHVALVAAKTKVAPIKQVSIPRLELCGAVLLTRLLKEVGEVMKIDKINIHAWTDSSVVLSWINSRPNKWKTFVANRVSEIITLIEPSQWSHVSSKDNPADCASRGTHQLEQELLWKSGPSWLQQKNISYTKTTSESTNLEKKNNKICLLNTSGINHNRAEDSEDLIRRFSRLRKLVRVVAVCKRLGKRARHEPICQWLTSKEIQDSLRTCIKMVQEIHFKEELTALKENRSISRKSKLISLNPKLDEDGILRVHGRLDYSSIAEQMKRPIILPSKSHFTKLVIDHAHDKTLHGNPQLMLNYIKSKYYIFRATNVVKLFVRKCVICTRYAASSRHPFMGQLPTVRGTPNRPFCQSGVDYAGPINIRTSKGRGHHSYKGYICLFICMATRAIHLEVVSDMTASGFLAAFKRFTARRGHCKDLWSDNGTTFVGAARELRQLYAEERSSIAIEIADQLAANGTTWHFIPPHSPNFGGLWEAGIKGTKHHLKRVIGNSTLTFEEMTTVLSQIEACLNSRPMSRINDSSEEPMPLTPGHFLVGEPLVLPPDENYEAANINSLRRWQLTQRMVQTFWRRWSHEYLTQFHHRYKWTHQTPEPAVGNIVLIKEDDLPPAKWLYGIIVDKHPGLDGITRVVSLRCKGNIIKRSVGKLCFLPTDV; via the coding sequence ATGGGTCCAGGTATAACGCTCAGGTGTTTGATTGACCAAGGGTCACAAGCTTCGTTTATAACGGAGGCTGCAGTTCAGCTGCTTGGACTTAAGAAAATTCCCCACAAAAGCTCCATTTCAGGATTGGGAAGTGAGGAGAGTGCACCTATTGCGTCCAAGTCAAGAGTAAATGTTAAAATTTCATCACTTCTTAATCCTAACTTTACAGTCAATATAGACGCCTTTGTGTTGAGCAAACTCACATCGGTTCTTCCAAACAAACACATCGTTGTTGAGTTGTGGTCAGAACTTTCAAAATTAGAATTGGCAGATCCATCGTTCAACGTACCCGGCAAAGTAGACGTACTACTCGGGGCGGACGTTTATGGTCAAATATTACTCGATGGCATCGTTAAGGCTCCTCATGGAGCACCTGTTGCTCAACGAACTTCTTTGGGTTGGATCCTATCTGGACCGATTCATGGAAATAACTCGGTATATCACAGAAATATCAGCGCTAACCACATCCACATATCTGAAAACGACCTCTTGAAAAGGTTTTGGGAGCTCGAGGCCGATAATTTTGTGACAAATCCAAAGGAACAGTATACTGATGATGAAAGGAAATGTGAGGAATTGTTTGCAACCACCACACAACGTGACAGTGCAGGTCGTTACATAGTTAAGCTTCCTTTTCGTAACACTGATCCCGGTTGCATACATGGTAAATCTCTGAATGTAGCCACCAAACGCTTTGCTCAACTGGAAAGAAGATTTGCAAGGGACTCTCCGCTAAAAACACGCTACTCTCAGGTAATTAACGAGTACATCGAACTAGGTCATATGGAGACAGTGCCAGAAGAGGAAATTTATAAGAATGACGCTGTCTACTTACCGCATCACCCCATCATCCGAGAGGACAAACTTACATCCAAATTACGTGTCGTGTTTGACGCTTCTTGTCCAGGAACCAATGGAGTCTCACTAAACCAAGATCTTTTGGTGGGTCCTTCACTGCAACCTGACCTGCGTCACATAATTCTTCGTTGGCGAACTCATCCAATTTGCCTTGTAGCGGACATCGTGAAAATGTACAGGCAGGTAAAGGTAACCCAAGGAGATGCTGATTATCAGCGTATCTTGTGGCGAGATAATTCTCAAGAGGAACTAAAACACATGAGACTACTCAGAGTAACATTCGGAACCGCCTCCGCACCATACTTGGCTGTGCGTGCTCTTCATCAAGTAGCCCATGATGAAGGCGAAAAACTTTCCTTGGCGGCAGAGAGAGTCTTAAACCACTTCTACGTTGATGATTTGTTAACAGGCTGCGAATCGGTGGAAGAAGGCAAACAAATTTACAAAGATTTAATTCAACTTTTGCGAAAGGGAGGTTTCGAGTTGCAAAAATGGAGTAGCAATAGCGAACAGCTAATGCAGGAATTTAACGAGGATAATAAGCAAACGGAAGGTAGTGTACAACTTAAAATAGATACTGTCATGAAGATTTTAGGACTCACCTGGAACCGGAGCACCGATGAATTCGAGTATTCTGTGCAGCTACCGCCGCTAGAACGTCCTATAACAAAAAGAAGTGTAATATCCAACATTGCACGACTGTTTGACCCACTTGGCTGGTTGGCACCGGTTATTATTACAGCCAAAATCTTCATTCAAAAATTATGGCTTTCAGGGATTGAATGGGACCAAGAAATTCCACCTCAGCTACTGAACGACTGGCTGAGCTATAGGGAAAGGTTAAATCAACTAATCAAATTCAAACTTCCTAGATGGGTGCACACATCTTCAGATGATCAAATCCTGGAATTACAAGGTTTTTCTGATGCTTCTAGTGAGGCATTTGCTGCAGTTGTTTATGTCAGAGCCGTAAGTAAAGACGGAAATGTGCACGTCGCACTAGTTGCAGCCAAAACCAAGGTTGCTCCTATCAAACAGGTATCAATTCCGCGATTGGAATTATGCGGAGCGGTGCTACTCACAAGGCTATTAAAGGAAGTCGGAGAAGTCATGAAGATCGACAAAATAAACATCCACGCGTGGACTGACTCCTCTGTAGTACTTTCTTGGATCAACAGCCGCCCGAATAAATGGAAGACATTTGTAGCCAACCGCGTATCTGAGATCATCACTTTAATTGAGCCGTCTCAATGGTCACATGTGTCTTCCAAGGACAATCCAGCGGACTGTGCTTCTAGAGGAACACATCAACTGGAGCAGGAACTGCTGTGGAAAAGCGGTCCTTCGTGGCTGCaacagaaaaatatttcttatacCAAAACAACATCCGAGTCAACAAatttagaaaagaaaaataataaaatttgtttattaaacaCCTCTGGCATCAATCACAACCGTGCGGAAGACTCGGAAGATCTAATAAGACGGTTTTCCAGATTGAGGAAACTGGTTCGCGTCGTAGCCGTCTGCAAACGATTAGGCAAACGCGCTCGTCATGAACCTATCTGTCAGTGGTTAACGAGCAAAGAGATTCAAGACAGTTTAAGAACGTGTATTAAAATGGTGCAAGAAATTCATTTTAAAGAAGAATTGACTGCCCTAAAGGAAAACAGAAGCATCAGCAGGAAAAGTAAGCTAATTTCTTTAAACCCTAAATTGGATGAAGACGGAATTTTAAGAGTTCATGGGAGACTGGACTACTCAAGCATAGCAGAACAGATGAAGCGCCCGATCATTCTGCCTTCTAAGTCACACTTTACGAAACTAGTCATTGATCATGCTCATGACAAAACATTGCACGGTAACCCCCAACTTATGTTAAACTACATCAAATCAAAGTACTATATATTCCGAGCAACGAATGTAGTAAAATTGTTCGTTCGTAAGTGTGTGATCTGCACCCGTTATGCCGCTTCGTCAAGGCACCCATTTATGGGTCAGCTGCCTACTGTTAGAGGAACTCCTAATAGACCCTTCTGCCAAAGTGGAGTAGATTACGCAGGCCCAATCAACATCCGTACTTCGAAAGGCAGAGGCCATCACTCATACAAAGGGTACATCTGCCTTTTCATCTGCATGGCTACAAGAGCTATCCACCTCGAAGTTGTAAGCGATATGACAGCTTCAGGATTCTTAGCAGCGTTCAAACGCTTCACAGCGCGTCGCGGGCATTGCAAAGACCTATGGAGTGACAACGGGACCACCTTTGTTGGTGCCGCTCGCGAATTACGACAATTGTACGCTGAAGAACGATCCAGCATTGCTATCGAAATTGCGGATCAATTAGCTGCGAATGGCACAACCTGGCATTTCATCCCGCCACACTCACCAAATTTCGGAGGCCTTTGGGAAGCTGGAATTAAGGGCACAAAACACCACCTAAAAAGAGTTATAGGCAACTCGACCTTAACCTTCGAGGAGATGACTACAGTGTTGTCTCAAATAGAGGCTTGCCTCAATTCAAGACCTATGTCCCGGATAAACGACAGCAGTGAGGAACCTATGCCACTGACACCAGGTCACTTCCTGGTGGGCGAACCTCTAGTGCTGCCACCAGATGAAAACTACGAAGCTGCCAACATTAATAGTTTGAGAAGGTGGCAGCTGACACAAAGGATGGTTCAGACATTTTGGCGCCGTTGGTCACACGAATACCTTACCCAATTTCACCATCGCTATAAGTGGACCCATCAGACGCCGGAGCCGGCTGTTGGAAATATCGTACTAATTAAGGAAGATGATTTACCTCCAGCTAAGTGGCTGTACGGCATTATAGTAGATAAACACCCAGGGTTGGATGGAATCACTAGAGTTGTAAGCTTGCGCTGCAAGGGTAACATTATAAAACGTTCTGTTGGTAAATTGTGTTTCTTACCAACTGATGTTTAA